In Marivivens aquimaris, one genomic interval encodes:
- a CDS encoding NADP-dependent isocitrate dehydrogenase produces the protein MADKTPDIIYTIVDEAPELASASLLPIVRSFAGAAGIDVAQRNISVAGRILAVFPECLTEEQRISDDLAALGQIVKTPEANVIKLPNISASMPQLTAAIKELQSKGYAVPDYPYEPKTDEEKSIQARYDAVKGSAVNPVLREGNSDRRSAKAVKEYAKANPHRMGEWTADCKTTVASMEGNDFFHNEKSATITAAQAGGAKIVHTAADGTETVLKDGLKYIEGEIVDATYLSAKALRAFIKQEIASMEPGVLFSVHLKATMMKVSDPIIFGHFVSVYLEDFIAKHGDKLAELGFNPNQGLGDLEAKIAGNAELEADYKAAMEAQPDMYMVNSDKGITNLHVSSDVIIDASMPAVIRAGGIGWGPDGKAAPTKCCIPDNSYAGVYDETINYFKENGKLDVTSCGAVSNVGLMAQKAEEYGSHPTTFEMKADGTVRIVLDNSDVLHEHTVEKGDIWRSATVKQAPIEDWIKLAVRRVKATGLGAFWLDANRAHDAELIKYVEPALKEAGIDIPIMAPREATRWTLEHMTAGKDVVTITGNVLRDYLTDLFPILELGTSAKMLSIVSLMQGGGLFETGAGGTAPKHVQQVLEENHLRWDSLGEFCALGESFDFLAAARDDKKAAVLGAAVGESIQKVLMGGKSPEGRVGQNDNRTSHYWFARYWAEALAAQSDDADLAAHFKPIAEELAGKEETILAELHAGEGSPADLGGYYLLDAAKTAAVMRPSATLNAIIG, from the coding sequence ATGGCCGATAAGACCCCCGATATTATTTATACCATTGTTGACGAAGCCCCCGAACTGGCCAGCGCATCGCTGCTGCCGATCGTGCGCTCTTTTGCAGGCGCTGCCGGCATCGACGTTGCACAGCGCAACATCTCGGTTGCAGGCCGCATCCTCGCCGTCTTCCCCGAGTGCCTGACCGAAGAGCAGCGCATTTCGGACGACCTCGCCGCTCTGGGCCAGATCGTGAAGACGCCGGAAGCCAACGTCATCAAGCTGCCGAACATCTCGGCCTCGATGCCGCAGCTGACCGCAGCGATCAAGGAACTCCAGTCCAAGGGCTATGCCGTTCCGGACTACCCCTACGAGCCGAAGACCGACGAAGAAAAGTCGATCCAGGCCCGCTACGACGCCGTCAAGGGCTCGGCCGTGAACCCCGTGCTGCGCGAAGGCAACTCGGACCGTCGTTCGGCCAAGGCGGTGAAGGAATACGCAAAGGCAAACCCGCACCGCATGGGTGAGTGGACCGCCGATTGCAAAACCACAGTCGCGTCGATGGAAGGTAACGACTTCTTCCACAATGAAAAGTCGGCAACCATCACCGCAGCGCAAGCTGGCGGCGCCAAGATCGTCCACACCGCCGCTGACGGCACCGAAACCGTTCTGAAGGACGGCCTGAAGTACATCGAAGGCGAGATCGTCGATGCGACCTACCTGTCGGCCAAAGCCCTCCGCGCGTTCATCAAACAGGAAATCGCGTCGATGGAGCCGGGCGTTCTGTTCTCGGTCCACCTGAAGGCCACCATGATGAAGGTCTCCGACCCGATCATCTTCGGTCACTTCGTGTCGGTCTACCTCGAAGACTTCATCGCCAAGCACGGCGACAAGCTTGCGGAACTCGGCTTCAACCCGAACCAGGGTCTCGGCGATCTCGAAGCAAAAATCGCTGGCAACGCCGAACTGGAAGCCGACTACAAGGCTGCCATGGAAGCCCAGCCGGACATGTACATGGTGAACTCCGACAAAGGCATCACCAACCTGCACGTCTCGTCCGACGTGATCATCGACGCCTCGATGCCCGCAGTGATCCGCGCTGGTGGTATCGGCTGGGGTCCGGACGGCAAGGCCGCGCCGACCAAGTGCTGCATCCCCGACAACAGCTACGCTGGCGTCTACGACGAGACCATCAACTACTTCAAAGAAAACGGCAAACTGGACGTCACCTCCTGCGGTGCTGTCTCGAACGTCGGTCTGATGGCCCAGAAGGCCGAAGAGTACGGCTCGCACCCGACCACCTTCGAAATGAAGGCAGACGGCACCGTGCGCATCGTTCTGGACAACAGCGACGTGCTGCACGAGCACACCGTCGAAAAGGGCGACATCTGGCGCTCGGCGACTGTGAAGCAGGCTCCGATCGAAGACTGGATCAAACTCGCTGTCCGCCGCGTCAAGGCCACCGGCCTCGGTGCCTTCTGGCTCGACGCGAACCGCGCCCACGATGCCGAACTGATCAAGTACGTCGAACCCGCTCTCAAAGAAGCCGGCATCGATATCCCGATCATGGCCCCGCGCGAAGCCACCCGCTGGACGCTGGAACACATGACCGCAGGCAAGGACGTCGTCACCATCACCGGTAACGTACTCCGCGACTACCTGACCGACCTGTTCCCGATCCTCGAACTGGGCACCTCGGCCAAGATGCTGTCGATCGTATCGCTGATGCAGGGCGGCGGCCTCTTTGAAACTGGCGCTGGCGGCACCGCTCCGAAGCACGTCCAGCAGGTTCTCGAAGAAAACCACCTGCGCTGGGACTCGCTGGGCGAATTCTGCGCACTGGGCGAATCGTTCGACTTCCTCGCAGCGGCCCGCGACGACAAGAAAGCCGCCGTCCTCGGCGCTGCTGTCGGCGAGTCGATCCAGAAAGTCCTGATGGGCGGTAAGAGCCCCGAAGGCCGCGTCGGTCAGAACGACAACCGCACCTCGCACTACTGGTTCGCCCGCTACTGGGCCGAAGCACTGGCCGCGCAGTCGGACGACGCTGACCTTGCAGCCCACTTCAAGCCGATCGCGGAAGAGCTTGCAGGCAAAGAGGAAACCATCCTCGCCGAACTGCACGCTGGCGAAGGCAGCCCCGCCGATCTGGGTGGCTACTACCTGCTCGACGCGGCCAAGACAGCAGCAGTGATGCGCCCGAGCGCCACGCTCAACGCCATCATCGGCTAA
- a CDS encoding PhnE/PtxC family ABC transporter permease — MISSRRVVLLGFIAAAIVALGFADLTGRHTDPSVLLARMADGLLHPDFSIWPELFNGTMLTAAFAVCGVFFGAGFGLLLAPLYHIRTVRTFCIAIRAIHELFWALLLLNITGLSPTTGVLAIGIPYTGIFAKVFSEYLDEASRAPEAALPRKVGQITRLLWARLPQCVVPMRNYTLYRLECGIRSSAVLGFIGLPTLGYLLETYFKQAHYDQAFAVLAIFLLLIIPVRRWMKWRLAPIYLLASLAVLVAQKTPPMGSGMFARFLHDIIPAPIRTGAEWSGWLEKVFVNQAWPGVVDTVVLSQIALTGAALIAFFAFPAIVPRVAGRFGAMIGHLGLVLCRSLPEYMLAFVLLQFFGPSMLPAILALALHNGAIIAHLLGRQATSLALRPDAPTGLTLWGWELVPRLSANFWALCLYRWEIIVRESAIMGILGIGTLGFYIQKNVQELRLDRVVALLAVSFLLTMAIDQLSRRLRASMRVGTQLHIEGSRGNARR; from the coding sequence ATGATCAGCTCGCGCAGGGTAGTTCTGCTGGGGTTCATCGCGGCGGCAATTGTTGCCCTCGGTTTTGCCGACCTGACGGGCCGCCACACCGATCCGTCAGTTTTGCTGGCACGCATGGCAGATGGCCTGCTCCACCCCGATTTCTCGATATGGCCCGAGCTTTTTAACGGCACGATGCTGACAGCGGCCTTCGCGGTCTGCGGAGTGTTCTTTGGCGCGGGCTTCGGACTGCTACTCGCGCCGCTTTATCACATCCGCACCGTCCGAACGTTCTGCATCGCGATCCGCGCGATCCACGAGCTGTTCTGGGCTCTTCTCCTGCTGAACATCACGGGCCTCAGTCCGACCACGGGCGTATTGGCAATCGGCATTCCCTACACCGGCATCTTCGCCAAGGTGTTCTCCGAATACCTCGACGAGGCAAGCCGCGCGCCCGAAGCTGCCCTGCCCCGCAAAGTCGGCCAGATCACGCGGCTCCTCTGGGCGCGCCTGCCGCAATGCGTGGTCCCGATGCGGAATTACACGCTCTACCGCCTCGAGTGCGGGATCAGGTCATCGGCGGTGCTAGGCTTCATCGGTCTGCCGACGCTCGGCTATCTGCTCGAAACATATTTCAAACAGGCGCACTACGATCAGGCTTTCGCGGTCCTCGCGATTTTTCTGCTGCTGATCATCCCCGTACGCCGCTGGATGAAGTGGCGCCTCGCGCCGATATACCTACTGGCGTCGCTCGCCGTTCTGGTCGCCCAGAAAACGCCGCCCATGGGCAGCGGCATGTTCGCGCGCTTCCTGCACGACATCATTCCTGCCCCGATCCGCACCGGCGCGGAATGGAGCGGCTGGCTCGAAAAGGTATTCGTCAACCAAGCATGGCCAGGCGTCGTCGACACCGTCGTCCTGTCGCAAATCGCTCTGACCGGAGCCGCCTTGATCGCCTTCTTCGCCTTCCCCGCCATCGTGCCCCGTGTTGCAGGGCGTTTCGGCGCGATGATAGGGCACCTCGGCCTCGTGCTTTGCCGGTCGCTGCCGGAGTACATGCTGGCGTTCGTTCTGCTCCAGTTCTTCGGTCCCTCCATGCTTCCCGCGATCCTCGCGCTCGCATTGCACAACGGGGCGATCATCGCGCACCTGCTCGGGCGGCAGGCCACATCGCTCGCGCTGCGACCCGATGCGCCAACCGGCTTGACGCTGTGGGGGTGGGAACTTGTCCCCCGCCTCAGCGCGAATTTCTGGGCGCTTTGCCTTTATCGCTGGGAAATCATCGTCCGCGAAAGCGCGATCATGGGCATCCTCGGCATCGGCACGCTTGGCTTCTACATCCAGAAGAACGTGCAGGAACTCCGCCTCGACCGCGTGGTTGCCCTGCTAGCAGTGTCATTCCTGCTGACAATGGCGATCGACCAACTGTCCCGCCGCCTCCGCGCGTCCATGCGGGTCGGCACACAGCTCCATATCGAAGGCTCACGCGGCAACGCCCGCCGCTGA
- a CDS encoding ATP-binding cassette domain-containing protein — protein MTQVLATLENEDLGWDGKTVLAGVSLSVATGERLALLGKSGAGKSTLLTTIYSRLLGRIAYVPQDTGLVGQLSAFHNVWMGRLDNHGTARNLRTLIWPSKAERAAVDTVLDATGLSGLGRRPVMNLSGGQKQRVALSRALLRGGDVVLADEPVSAVDVTQGAELLARLDETFATSVIAMHDVEMAKGWATRIIGIAGGRIVLDCPPTEASDADIAALYA, from the coding sequence ATGACGCAGGTTCTGGCGACACTGGAAAACGAAGACCTCGGCTGGGACGGCAAGACCGTTCTGGCCGGCGTTTCGCTATCCGTCGCCACCGGAGAACGCCTCGCGCTGCTGGGAAAAAGTGGCGCGGGGAAGAGCACTTTGCTCACTACTATATATAGCCGCCTTTTGGGGCGTATCGCCTACGTACCCCAAGACACCGGCCTCGTCGGGCAACTTTCGGCGTTTCACAACGTCTGGATGGGGCGGCTGGATAACCACGGAACGGCGCGAAATCTGCGCACTCTGATCTGGCCGAGTAAGGCCGAACGGGCCGCTGTGGATACCGTTCTGGACGCCACGGGCCTCAGCGGGCTTGGCCGCCGGCCGGTGATGAACCTGTCGGGCGGACAGAAGCAGCGGGTCGCCCTATCGCGTGCGCTGCTGCGGGGCGGTGATGTAGTGCTGGCGGATGAGCCTGTATCAGCCGTCGATGTCACACAAGGGGCGGAGCTGCTGGCGCGGCTCGACGAAACCTTCGCGACCTCGGTCATCGCCATGCATGATGTCGAGATGGCCAAAGGCTGGGCCACGCGTATCATCGGCATCGCGGGCGGGCGCATCGTCTTGGATTGCCCGCCGACCGAGGCCAGCGACGCGGACATCGCCGCGCTCTACGCATGA
- a CDS encoding putative selenate ABC transporter substrate-binding protein produces MKTALVVMLLGTASPLAAQTLYFSAIPDDDETKLVERFGAVADYLEAELGVDVEYIPVKDYAAAVTAFRNNQIQLGWFGGLSGVQARIAVPGSQAIAQGAEDETFVSYFIANTSTGLTESEEFPDMAGLSFTFGAQTSTSGRLMPEFYIRQETGEAPEDLFSDIGFSGDHGQTLRLVASGAYETGALNYTVYDQAEADALAEVETAKVIWKTPPYPDYNWTIRGDVDDRFGEGFTAKVQEALIGMTDEALLASFPRSAFIAADNEMYAPIEDTARELDIIE; encoded by the coding sequence ATGAAAACCGCTCTTGTGGTCATGTTGCTCGGCACAGCTAGCCCTCTTGCCGCACAAACACTTTATTTCTCTGCCATCCCCGATGACGACGAAACCAAACTGGTCGAGCGTTTCGGCGCTGTTGCCGATTACCTCGAGGCCGAACTGGGCGTCGACGTCGAGTATATTCCTGTAAAGGACTATGCCGCCGCCGTGACTGCGTTCCGCAATAACCAGATCCAGCTCGGCTGGTTCGGCGGTCTGTCGGGCGTTCAGGCACGCATCGCCGTTCCGGGCAGCCAGGCGATTGCCCAAGGCGCGGAAGACGAGACCTTTGTGTCGTATTTCATTGCCAACACTTCCACCGGTCTGACCGAGTCGGAAGAGTTCCCCGATATGGCCGGCCTCTCGTTCACATTCGGCGCGCAGACCTCGACCTCGGGCCGCCTGATGCCGGAGTTCTATATCCGTCAGGAAACCGGTGAGGCCCCCGAGGATCTGTTCTCGGACATCGGCTTCTCGGGCGACCACGGTCAGACCCTGCGCCTTGTTGCGTCGGGCGCTTATGAAACCGGCGCGCTGAACTACACTGTCTACGATCAGGCCGAAGCGGATGCGCTGGCCGAAGTCGAGACCGCCAAAGTCATCTGGAAGACCCCGCCCTACCCCGACTACAACTGGACCATCCGCGGCGACGTCGATGACCGCTTCGGCGAAGGCTTCACGGCCAAGGTGCAAGAGGCCCTGATCGGCATGACCGACGAGGCGCTGCTTGCCTCCTTCCCGCGTTCAGCCTTCATCGCGGCTGACAACGAGATGTACGCACCGATCGAAGACACGGCGCGCGAACTCGACATCATCGAATGA